TTTCTGGAAATAACAACTTTTTATTTCTATATCTAGATAGAATACCCTCCATATAATAAATATAACTCGCTCGCATCCAATCAGGATATTTAACATTCATCACGATGGGCAAGACCTTATTTATTAAAACCTGGGGCTTCTCCATCTGGCTTTCCCATTTTGAAATCAATATACTCTTAATCATAGACCCCATATTACCCCAGTGTTCCCCTTCAGTTTTTGGCTTACCTTCAATTTTAATTATTTCTGCCTGAAGTCGAAGAAGTCCCTCTTCAGGTAAATTTTTTATTGTAGATAAAATATCGCTGTACTCTTTCTGAAAATACGCTTTTTGCGCTTCGTTCATTTTTTCGAGGTGTATCATTTTCCAGAGCGATTCCCATCTTTGTACAATTTTTTGCAAATTACTCTGCCTGGGATCTTTTTCTATTGCCCTGCTTTCCGTTATAAATGAGCTAAATATAACGCTAAAAATTAAGGCAAATAATATTATTTTCTTCATCACAACTCCTTTCGCTTTACAAAGTCCCAAAATAAGATATGGAAAAATAAGAGGTATTATTGCCATACCTCTGCGCTATTCAATATATTATACCATATATATTCACGGAAATCAATGGGCATAATCTATCTTTTTTAAATCCTAACATCTATTTTAACCATTTCTTCCGTAACATCTTTGTTTACAATAAGTTAAACATCGTAAAGCTGCGCGTTGCCCTAATGAGCATATCATTTAACCAGATTTTTGCTGGATCTAATCCCTTCCTTACGAGTTAGCGCCCATAGTACAAGTACCCCTACGCCTACAAAAATCGTACCTAAAATAAGAAATAAAAAAACTGCGCCTGATACCCCCGCTTTAAGAATAGCTCTTTCGGGACGATTCGGGTCATAATGGACAGCTACTCCCTTGCCAACCAGGTAGGGCTTAAGCGCGTATTCCGCATTACTGCGGCTCGAAAGCGTTGTAGCGCCATATAGGTCCAATACATCGATAGCATTAGACGTATGCATGGCACTATCTATTTGATATTCAAATACTACTTCTGGCTTGTAGCTAGTATCGCTAGTATCTTGAGCGGCGCGTACAACTTTTGAAGAAATGACTGTGCCTGTTGTCGTAGGCCAGTATAAGCTTGATATGCCGCGTGCTGTTCCGATAACACCCACTAATAAGCCTAATCCTCCCAATACCATCGGGAGAAGACAAAAAATCAAAAAAGCTAAAATAGTTCCTAATAGGCCTTGTTTCTTTTGTTTTGGAGCTGTAATAAAAGGCGGGATATCTGCCGGATACGGATTTTTCTCCAAAGCATACTTAATTCTTGAGGCAACACTAAACAATGAGTTAACCAGTTTTTCGTTTACGGTACCCGATACCGTTGGATAGTAGATAATAAATACTCTATTGTCTTTCGCGTACAACTCGGCCATTGTTTTATGATTAGGATCATCCAATACCGCTTTGACAGGCATGAATAAGGGATTGGTTTGCAGGCGATCGATATCATCCTTATCCCAGCCTCTGAATTGTACCCTCTTGGGTGAATACGGTGAGTAGTACTTTGCTTTTCCTCCTATCCAGCAGCGTTTAAGGAAAAACTCTTTGGCATTGCCTGTTTCAAAGAAACAAAATAACTGCTTAGATGATGAACGATGTTTAGGGCTACCGTGAGTTTCCCATCCAGTAAATATGGTAATCCCGTCATGACTTACAAAATGCTCAAGGCCGCGATAGGACTTGTAACGGTCTACGGGCATGCCCTTCACTTGATAATCATTGGGCACAAAGTTGTTAATCTTTAAGCCGATATCCCTTTCGTCTTTTTTAAAGTACTTCCACCCGCGTTGCGCCGCTAGCTTCTTCAGGAATTGCCCCGAGCGAATGCTCGAATTTATAATAGAAAGCACGCCCAAAACAATAATAGCAAAAAATGCTATATAAATATAAACGGCTTGTTGCGGCATAAGGCTATTTTCCTATTAAAAAATCGAGCTATCTGCCTTCTTCCCTCTTTTCCCTTTTTAGCGGCAGTACACCGGCCATTTCGCCGATAACGTTAACCAGGTCTGAATCGGACGGAATCACGATCTTCGCATTATTCTGAAGAGCGGTTTCCATTGCCTGAAGTTTACGCAAAAGTTGAGCGTTCCCTACGAAATA
Above is a window of Candidatus Omnitrophota bacterium DNA encoding:
- a CDS encoding DUF3592 domain-containing protein, which codes for MPQQAVYIYIAFFAIIVLGVLSIINSSIRSGQFLKKLAAQRGWKYFKKDERDIGLKINNFVPNDYQVKGMPVDRYKSYRGLEHFVSHDGITIFTGWETHGSPKHRSSSKQLFCFFETGNAKEFFLKRCWIGGKAKYYSPYSPKRVQFRGWDKDDIDRLQTNPLFMPVKAVLDDPNHKTMAELYAKDNRVFIIYYPTVSGTVNEKLVNSLFSVASRIKYALEKNPYPADIPPFITAPKQKKQGLLGTILAFLIFCLLPMVLGGLGLLVGVIGTARGISSLYWPTTTGTVISSKVVRAAQDTSDTSYKPEVVFEYQIDSAMHTSNAIDVLDLYGATTLSSRSNAEYALKPYLVGKGVAVHYDPNRPERAILKAGVSGAVFLFLILGTIFVGVGVLVLWALTRKEGIRSSKNLVK